In Sphingomonas profundi, the sequence GCGGGTGTGAACCAGCTGTTAGGCATTTCACCTTAGCCGTCGTCGGAGTGTGGATCGGGATCGCTCCCGGCGTTCGGGGAGACAGACGATGGCTTCGCGGCCGATCGAGAGAGACGATACAGACGTGGCCGCCCGGCTGATGGCGCTCGTGCGGAGCGACAGCAGCGCCGGGCGCGGGGCGCTGACCGCCCGGCCCTATCTTCCGGGCAACGAGACGGCGCGCAACTTCGCCGACGCCGCCCATTATCTCTGCCTGATCCACGGCCGCGCGCCGGGCGTGGTCGATCTCGCCGCCGCGCAATATGTGCCGCCCGCCGCGCGCGCCTGGCTGGAAACCGCCGTGTCGGGCTTCGGGCGGGAACGCGGCTACATCACCCGCCTGGCCGTGGCCGCCGGGCCGCAGCCGAGCACGCCGGGCCACGCCACGTCGGAAGCCACCGTTCTCGCCCAGCGCCACGCCGCGGAGGTGCTCGCCCGATCGGAGCGCAGCGGCTGCGCGCTGGGTGCCGCAATGGCGCTGGTGCTCGACTGGCGGGCGCTGCGCGAGGTGCTGGACATCGCCGCCATCCGCTTCGGCATGGAGCCGCCGCCGCTGGCGCTGCCGGGCGTGGAGGAGACGCGCGCGCTCGCCGCCACCTTCGCCACCACGCCGGCGGCCGAGCGGGCGATGCTGTTCGGCGCGGAGCAGATCATGCGCCAGCACCGCGCGCTGTGGGATCTGCTCGACGCCCGCCGCCAGGCCCGCCTCGAACAATAGCGCCTGCCGCAACGATCGCCCGGCCTTGCGTGGCCGCGCCCGCTTTCCTATCCCGGTCGCGACCGACGCGATCGAAAGGAATGGCGAGTGCGCTTCGAAGGCACGCGGGACTATGTCGCGACGGACGATCTGAAGGTGGCGGTGAACGCCGCCGTCACCCTGCGCCGCCCGCTGCTGGTGAAGGGGGAGCCCGGCACCGGCAAGACGGTGCTGGCGCACGAGGTGGCGAAGGCGGCGAACGCGCCGCTGATCCAGTGGCACGTGAAATCCACCACCAAGGCGCATCAGGGCCTCTACGAATATGATGCCGTCGCCCGCCTGCGCGACGGGCAGCTCGGCGATCCGCGCGTGCACGATATCGCCAACTACATTCGCCGCGGCAAATTGTGGGAGGCGTTCACCAGCCCCGTTTTGCCCGTGCTGCTGATCGACGAGATCGACAAGGCCGACATCGAGTTCCCGAACGATCTGCTCCAGGAGCTCGATCGCATGGCCTTCGACGTCTACGAGACGGGCGAGACGGTGGCCGCGCAGGAGCGGCCGATCGTCGTCATCACCTCGAACAACGAGAAGGAACTGCCGGACGCCTTCCTGCGCCGCTGCTTCTTCCACTACATCAAGTTCCCCGATCGCGAGACGATGCAGGCGATCGTCGACGTGCATTTTCCCGGCATCCAGAAGACGCTCGTCGCCCGCGCGATGGACATCTTCTACGAGGTGCGCGACGTGCCCGGCCTGAAGAAGAAGCCCTCGACCAGCGAACTGCTCGACTGGCTTAAGCTGCTGCTGGCGGAGGACATGCCGCTGGAGGTGCTGCAGTCCAGGGATGCGCGCAAGGCGATCCCGCCGCTTCACGGGGCGCTGCTGAAGAACGAGCAGGACGTGATGCTGTTCGAGCGGCTGGCCTTCATGTCGCGCCGCCAGGGCGGCTGAGCGTGGCGCCCCCCGCGCCCCCGCCGATCGCCACCTTGGCCGAGCTGGACGCGGCGCGCGCGCAGGCGCGCGGCCTCGTCCACCGCCGCGCGCTGAAGGCGGCGGGCCGCGCGGCGGTGCCGTTCGGCTTCGGCCACGATGCGCTGGCCGATCTCGTCGACGACATCCAGCGCATCTTCCGCCTCACCCCCGCGCAGCGCGCCGAGATCGCCCCGCGTCTGCTCACGAGCATGACGGACCTGATCGCCGCCTACGCCCCTCCGGCGATCGGCGCGGAGGCGATCGCCGGCCTCGCCGCCCGCTTCGGCGCCAACCCGATCGCGCGCGTGGCCGGCCGCTCCTTCGCCGGCCGGCTGCTGCGCCGCGTCGCGGCCGGGCGCGGCCTGCTCGGCACCGTCGCCA encodes:
- a CDS encoding DUF6975 family protein, which produces MASRPIERDDTDVAARLMALVRSDSSAGRGALTARPYLPGNETARNFADAAHYLCLIHGRAPGVVDLAAAQYVPPAARAWLETAVSGFGRERGYITRLAVAAGPQPSTPGHATSEATVLAQRHAAEVLARSERSGCALGAAMALVLDWRALREVLDIAAIRFGMEPPPLALPGVEETRALAATFATTPAAERAMLFGAEQIMRQHRALWDLLDARRQARLEQ
- a CDS encoding AAA family ATPase; this translates as MRFEGTRDYVATDDLKVAVNAAVTLRRPLLVKGEPGTGKTVLAHEVAKAANAPLIQWHVKSTTKAHQGLYEYDAVARLRDGQLGDPRVHDIANYIRRGKLWEAFTSPVLPVLLIDEIDKADIEFPNDLLQELDRMAFDVYETGETVAAQERPIVVITSNNEKELPDAFLRRCFFHYIKFPDRETMQAIVDVHFPGIQKTLVARAMDIFYEVRDVPGLKKKPSTSELLDWLKLLLAEDMPLEVLQSRDARKAIPPLHGALLKNEQDVMLFERLAFMSRRQGG